The DNA region GTCCTAGGATTTACGCCTGAACAGGCAAGAGAGCAATTTGGATTCCTGCTGGATGCGTTTGATTACGGCACCCCTCCGCACGGCGGGATTGCGCTGGGCTTGGACAGACTTGTCATGCTGTTGGCCGGCCGCACGAACTTAAGGGATACGATCGCCTTCCCTAAAACAGCAAGTGCCAGCTGCTTACTTACAAATGCTCCTGGTGAAGTCAGCGAAGCGCAGCTTGAGGATCTGAACTTGGCATTGAATATTCCAAAAGTTGAATCCTAAACTGCCATTTGTAATATTTTGGAGAATGCTTTAGAATTGAAAATCGTTCTTTCTTGTGGTACTATTTTTACAACGACGACGAGTCCTGATGTGTGCGTTGTTCTACCTAACAGTTTTGACCGAACACTTTGAACAACGGGAGTTTGAGTTTCCAGACGGCGTACATGCCTCCATGAGGACTTACAAAGCCTGGAGCAGAACACCCACCTGCCGAGAGCGGGTTCAAAACGAAGGATTTTATCCGACGGCACAATTGGGACCTCGTCAACCTTATATGAGTATAAAACCTCTCTATTTTTAGAGAGGTTTTTTTGTTTTATGCATTTTCAGATGGGTAGATATAAGATTAATCCATATTTGTCATTATCACGGGGAGCAAAGGTGCTTTTAATCCTATCGGAAAGGTTGCTTTAATGGCTTGAATCGTTTATTCTAATTCAGGAATCATATTAAATGAAATATAATTTGGAGTTGATTTTCGATGCTTCATCAGTTTTCGCGAAATGAATTGGCCATGGGAAAAGATGGCCTGGACATACTGAAAAATAGTACCGTTGCCGTGCTCGGAATCGGGGGTGTAGGTTCTTTTGCAGCTGAGGCGCTGGCAAGGTCGGGAGTCGGTCGTTTGATCCTCGTCGATAAAGACGATGTGGATATCACCAATATCAATCGTCAAATACATGCTCTGCTTTCGACGGTTGGAAAACCAAAAGCAGATTTAATGAAAGAGCGGATCAAGGATATCAACCCGGAATGTGAAGTAATTTCCTTGAAAATGTTCTATACGGAAGAGACATACGAACAATTCTTCAGCTATGATCTCGATTTTGTCGTGGATGCTTCCGATACGATTTCCTACAAAATTCATTTAATGAAGGAATGCTTGAAGCGGGATATCGCGATCATTTCAAGTATGGGGGCTGCCAATAAATCCGATCCGACACGCTTCAAAGTCGAGGATATTTCTAAAACGCATACAGATCCGATTGCAAAGGTCATTCGTCTGCGACTTCGCAAAGAAGGAATCCGCAAAGGCATTCCTGTTGTGTTCTCGGATGAAAGTCCGATTGTTATCCGTGAAGAAATCCGCAAAGAAGTCGGCAATGATGAAGCGGAAATCCGGAAGGCAAAAATGCCGCCATCTTCAAATGCATTTGTTCCATCCGTTTCCGGGTTGATCATGGCTGGATACGTCATTGACAAACTTCTGACCGAAAACGGCATTAAAATGAAGAGAGTCAACGACTAAGCTGAATAGGCCGATTTAGAAAAAGCTCATTTCATTTAATGTAATGAGCTTTTTGGCATTTGGGATGCAGCGTCTTCAAATGCGGAAAGAAGCACTTGATACTCTTTTTGTTGAAGAATATAGCGATGAAGGCTCTTTTCGTATTCTTTGTTCAGTTCTCCATGCTTTTCAAACAGTTTCTGTCTTTCTTCTTTCAGTTTTTGGTTTGCTGTTTGAAGCTTTTCTCCTTCATGACATTGTATGAGGAATTCAATACACTCTTCCAAGCTGACGGTTGAGGAGTCGGTGCTGGTGGGCATACTCTTCTTTTTTAAGATTGACATCCACCTATGTTTACAAGCACCGGGCGAACGATTCAGCTTTTTCCCTGCTTCCTCAAATGCTTCTTTTTGCATTAATCCCCGTCTTTTGAACGAATGAACAAGTTCCTTTAAAATTTCTTCTTCTTTAGGGGTCCACGGATCTTTTCTTTTATTCACGATCATCACCTCTTCCATCCTACTTTTTCCTGCAGAAAACATATTATTCAAGGAACACTTTTAAGTTTTTGTACATTTTTACCAAATATGTATTGACTCCTTTATTTGTTCTAGTGTACTATTCAACTAGAACACTAAAACATCTATGATGAAAAAAAAAGGGAGGGCAATTGGTGGATTCTTTTAGTGGTTTGTTAAGAAAGGATTATCACTTATCAAAGTCCTGGATGCTTACATGGTTTATTTTCATGCTGCTGATTCTATTTCTTGCTTTTGGCGTATCAGAGTATACAGATCAGCGTCTTGTGGTTTTTGCAGCACTAATGATATTGGGCTTCACCCATTTATGGTTCATTCCAGGCATCATGATGTCTTATTTAAGGGTAGAAGCCAAGACGCAGCTTTGGCTTCATAACCCACAATCAACAAAGGTTCTGATACTCTCAAAAGTTGCGATAGCATTGATGTACCAAATTATCTCTCAATTATTTTTGACAGTTGCTGGTTTGCTCATCCTCAATTATTATTTGACGCCTGACATGATCAATGGCATTTCCGGTATGGGGCATTTGGCGAAGCCGATTTTCTTATTGAATATCTTTCTCATCGCATTTAGTTTGTACGTCACTTGCTGGATTCTTTTTTATTGGACGGTCTATCATGCACTTGGCAAGTATCCACGGATCAAGAGGATGCGCTGGCTGGTTCTTCTGTTGTTTTTCATTGTTTGGAATTCATTGGAGTCGCTGTTTTTGAGGATTTCCCTTTTCAAGCAATGGTTGTATACATGGAAGATTCAAGCGCTTGGCGGAGGCAGCTTCCATTACGAAAATAATCAATGGACAACAGAGGTATCAACGACGATGATTCCGATCATTCCATTTATTCTATATACAGTACTGGGCATTTGCTTGTTTTATTTGTCCAGCTGGCTCCTGGATAAAAAGGTTGAGGTGTAAATAGTATGTCAGAAGAATTTCAAGCATCGAAACCAATATATATTCAAATCGCAGACAGACTTATTAATCGAATCGTCCGCAGGGAATTGCTTCCTGGTGACAAGCTTCCTTCGGTACGGGAGCTTGCCCTTCAATCCGGGGTAAATCCAAACACCGTACAAAGGACTTATAGTGAAATGGAAAGGATGGGGATTGTGGAGACGAGAAGAGGGCAAGGGACGTTTGTCACTGAAAAAGATGACATTTTAATGGGGATAAAAGTCCGGATGAAAAATGATATCATTGATGCCTTTGTGAAGAATATGATGGACCTTGGATTGACCAAAGGTGAAATCATCGATGGTTTAAACAATTTTTTGGTGGAGGATGGAGGTGAGAGGAATGAAAATCGTCCTTGAGAACGTCACAAAAAGGTACGGAAATGATTTTGCCCTGAAAAATGTCTCCCTTTCCTTGGAGCCAGGAAAGATCTATGGACTGCTCGGACCGAATGGGAGCGGTAAATCGACTGTGTTAAAAATGATTGCAGGTCTTGTATATCCCAGTGAAGGCAATCTGTATGTAGATCAAGAATCGGTGACGCGAAAAATAAGCAGAAAGGTAGCTTATTTAACGGAGCTTGATATGTTTTATGAAAATTTCACAGTGAAACAAATGGTGGATTTTCATGCATCGCAATTCAGTGATTTTGATGCTGTTAAAGCATCGGAGCTCTTGAAACTGATGAAGTTGGATCCGGCAAAAAAAATAAAGCATTTTTCAAAGGGGAATAGGGGGAGGCTCAAACTTGTCTTGGTGATGGCACGGGATGCAGAAGTTCTTCTCTTGGATGAACCTTTTTCCGGCTTGGACATCATGGTCAGGGAGGAAATCGTGAAGAGCCTTATATCCTTCATCGACTTTGAAAAACAGACTGTTTTGATTGCCACGCATGAGATTGATGAAATTGAACCGTTGCTCGATGAAGTCATTTCAATATTTAATGGGAACCTTTTGGGCAGAGAAAACGTAGAAGAATTGCGAGAAGAAAAAGGGCTTTCTGTTTCAAGCTGGCTTAAACAACAATTTATTTAAAGGAAGGAACATGAATATGTCGACCATAGTGGAACTGAAAAATGTGACGAAAGTGATTAAGGGCAAAAAAATCATTGATGATTTGTCCTTTAACATCCAGGAAGGGGAAGTATTTGGCTTTTTAGGGCCGAATGGTGCAGGGAAGACGACGACTATCCGGATGATTGTCGGATTGATGAGAATTACTTCCGGGGATGTCGTCATCAATGGTAGCAGCATTCAAAAGGATTTTGAAAAAGCCATTCAGCATGTTGGAGCCATCGTTGAAAATCCAGAGCTTTATAAATTTCTGACAGGACGCCAAAACCTAATGCAATACGCAAGAATGATCAAAGGCATTACGCAGGAGAGAATTGCAGAAGTGGTCGAGCTTGTAGGATTGACAGACCGAATCAACGAAAAGGTCAAAACGTATTCATTGGGAATGAGACAGCGTCTTGGCCTTGCCCAATGCTTGCTTCATCGGCCGAAAGTGCTGATCTTGGATGAACCGACCAATGGCCTGGATCCTGCAGGGATTCGTGAAATAAGGGATTATATCCGGAGACTGGCACGGGAGGAAAGTATGGCTGTCATTGTTTCAAGTCACCTATTGGCTGAAATGGAAATGATGTGTGACAGGATTGCCATCATCCAGAAAGGAAAACTGACGGATGTTCAAACAGTCCGTGATTTCGTAAGCGGCAGCGAGCAGGTTTATATGATTGAGAC from Falsibacillus albus includes:
- a CDS encoding tRNA threonylcarbamoyladenosine dehydratase; this translates as MLHQFSRNELAMGKDGLDILKNSTVAVLGIGGVGSFAAEALARSGVGRLILVDKDDVDITNINRQIHALLSTVGKPKADLMKERIKDINPECEVISLKMFYTEETYEQFFSYDLDFVVDASDTISYKIHLMKECLKRDIAIISSMGAANKSDPTRFKVEDISKTHTDPIAKVIRLRLRKEGIRKGIPVVFSDESPIVIREEIRKEVGNDEAEIRKAKMPPSSNAFVPSVSGLIMAGYVIDKLLTENGIKMKRVND
- a CDS encoding Myb-like DNA-binding domain-containing protein; the encoded protein is MNKRKDPWTPKEEEILKELVHSFKRRGLMQKEAFEEAGKKLNRSPGACKHRWMSILKKKSMPTSTDSSTVSLEECIEFLIQCHEGEKLQTANQKLKEERQKLFEKHGELNKEYEKSLHRYILQQKEYQVLLSAFEDAASQMPKSSLH
- a CDS encoding GntR family transcriptional regulator, whose translation is MSEEFQASKPIYIQIADRLINRIVRRELLPGDKLPSVRELALQSGVNPNTVQRTYSEMERMGIVETRRGQGTFVTEKDDILMGIKVRMKNDIIDAFVKNMMDLGLTKGEIIDGLNNFLVEDGGERNENRP
- a CDS encoding ABC transporter ATP-binding protein; its protein translation is MKIVLENVTKRYGNDFALKNVSLSLEPGKIYGLLGPNGSGKSTVLKMIAGLVYPSEGNLYVDQESVTRKISRKVAYLTELDMFYENFTVKQMVDFHASQFSDFDAVKASELLKLMKLDPAKKIKHFSKGNRGRLKLVLVMARDAEVLLLDEPFSGLDIMVREEIVKSLISFIDFEKQTVLIATHEIDEIEPLLDEVISIFNGNLLGRENVEELREEKGLSVSSWLKQQFI
- a CDS encoding ABC transporter ATP-binding protein; amino-acid sequence: MSTIVELKNVTKVIKGKKIIDDLSFNIQEGEVFGFLGPNGAGKTTTIRMIVGLMRITSGDVVINGSSIQKDFEKAIQHVGAIVENPELYKFLTGRQNLMQYARMIKGITQERIAEVVELVGLTDRINEKVKTYSLGMRQRLGLAQCLLHRPKVLILDEPTNGLDPAGIREIRDYIRRLAREESMAVIVSSHLLAEMEMMCDRIAIIQKGKLTDVQTVRDFVSGSEQVYMIETSNIDAALPLLENKFGVTCKRTEAGIELPLLKEDVPGVIRLLVENEIDIFGVKAVAKSLEDRFLEVTNL